The genomic stretch CTTCCTGGGGATTTCCGCGCTCGATGCACAGAATGTCTGGGCCATCGGCTTCGGATCGGCGCTCGCGCACACGTCGAACGGTGGCGCGACCTGGTCCGCTCAGTCGCCGCAGCCCAACGGCAATGGAAACTTTTACAGCGTGCAATTCCTCAATTCCCTGGATGGTTGGCTCGTGGGAGACAAGGCGATCCAGCATTCGACCGACGGGGGCCAAACCTGGAACGTTCAACTGAGCAGCACGTCGTTTCACGGCTTGTTTTTCGACGATCTGTCCAACGGCTGGGCGATCGGCGCAAATAATGCGCTTTTTCACACGAGCAACGGTGGCGCGGCTTGGGCCTTTCAATCCACCGGCTTGACCGCGACCGCGAACCTCGAGGGCATCTTTTTCACTAGCCCGAATATCGGCTGGCTCGTGACCGCGGGCGGTCAGATCTTGCATACGACGAACGGCGGCGCCAATTGGGCGACTCAATTCACCGGCGCCAATGCGCTGCTCGGCGTGAGCTTCGTCGACTCTCTGAATGGGTGGGCGGTCGGCCTGAACAGCACCGTCCTGCACACCGCCGATGGCGGCGCCAGTTGGAACCCGCAAAGCCCTGGGACGGTCGATCCGTTCATCGACGCAGTTGTCTTTCCGGCGTCGGCGGTGCCCGAGCCTACGTCGCTGTTACTGATGGGCCTGGGGATTGTCATCGGCGGTCTGACATACGTGGGTCGGGCGCATCGGCGAAGTTGAGGGGGATCGTGGACGATCGACCGAAGCGCGCCTCGCGCGGGCTGCCGTTGTCGCTTCGCTGGGGAGCGTTTCTATTCACGGCGGCGTTTCCAAGCATATTCACCTGGGTCTACTTCGTGGTGTTGGACGGAAGCGCGCCCTGGGTGCAGCAAGCAGCTTGGTTGACCGGGAAGTTGATTCAATTTGGATTTCCGCTGACGTGGGTACTATTCGAGAACATTCGAAAACCGCCTGCGGAGAGGGGGACAGTCCCCGTTTTCTCCGCGGACTCCGAAAAGGGGGACAGTCCCCGGCGGTTTTTGCAGCGGTTGCGTCTGCCGGCGGCGACTCGCCGCGGAATGATGCTCGGTTTGGGAATGGGCGCGGCGGTGGCGGGAATCATGTTGGCCGCGTATTTTGGAGGGCTTGCTCATTCCGATTTTTTCGCTCATGCGGCGGAGGTACTGCGGAATAAGCTGCCGGCGTTTGGAATCGATAGCCCGAGCAGAATGATTGCGCTGGGAGTCTTCTATTCGGCGATCCATTCCTTGCTGGAGGAATACTACTGGCGGTGGTTCGTGTTCGGGCAATTGCGGCGGCTCGTTCCGCTGCCGGCGGCGGTCGTTGTGTCGAGCCTCGCGTTCATGGGGCATCATGTCATCGTGCTCTCGATCTACTTATCGTGGCCGGGGACGGCGGCGGCTTCGGGCTGCGTGGCGGTCGGCGGAGCGTTGTGGGCCTGGCTCTATCAGCGAAGCGGATCGCTTTATGCTCCGTGGGTTAGCCATCTACTCATCGACGCGGCCATCTTCGCCATCGGATATGAGATGGTCTTCGCGCCGCGATGAGCCGCGCAGTGAATCGTGCGACGCGGGCCGCCACAGTTGTCTATTCCTCCGCTTTGGCGTAGCATGGGACCGGTTGGTAAGAGCGCCTAACAGACCCGGCTGGGAGAAGGGGACAGTCCCCGTTTTGCTCCGCCGACCATCGCGGCGATGGTGCCCGCGCAAAAGGGGGACGGTCCCCGCCGGATTTGTTAGACGTTCTGAGGACGATACTCCGCGCGAACGGCCGGATTTGCAGATGCTGCCGCAGACATTTGGATTCATCGGGGCGGGTCAAATGGCGCAGGCGCTCGCCCGCGGTTTTGTCGCGGCCGGGCTGATCGAAGGTCGCCAGATCGTGACGGCCGATCCGGTGGCCGGGGCCGTCGAGGCGCTGTGCCAGGCGGTGCCCGGCGCTCAGCGAATGGCCGACAACCGCCGCGTCGTCGAGCGGGCGGAGGTCGTCTTCCTGGCTGTCAAGCCGCAGGTCGTGCCTTCGGTGCTGACGCAACTGAAAGGGCATGTCGGCGATGATAAACTGTTGATCTCGATTGCGGCTGGAGTGCGGTTGCGAGCGCTCGCCGATGGCCTCGGGACGACGCGCCTGGTGCGCGTCATGCCGAATACGCCATGTCTCGTCGGCCTGAGTGCGAGCGCCTATAGCCTCGGGGCGGGCGCCACGCCGGCCGACGGCGAGTTGGTGGCGAAGCTGCTGGGGGCGGTCGGTCGCGCGTTCGCGGTTGATGAGAAACTGCTCGACGCGGTCACCGGTCTCTCTGGCTCCGGGCCGGCGTATGTTTATGTGATGATCGAGGCGCTGACCGACGGCGGCGTGCGAATGGGCCTGCCGCGCGAAGTCGCCGCAGCGCTCGCCGCGCAAACAGTCAAGGGCGCGGCTGAGATG from Pirellulales bacterium encodes the following:
- the proC gene encoding pyrroline-5-carboxylate reductase, yielding MLPQTFGFIGAGQMAQALARGFVAAGLIEGRQIVTADPVAGAVEALCQAVPGAQRMADNRRVVERAEVVFLAVKPQVVPSVLTQLKGHVGDDKLLISIAAGVRLRALADGLGTTRLVRVMPNTPCLVGLSASAYSLGAGATPADGELVAKLLGAVGRAFAVDEKLLDAVTGLSGSGPAYVYVMIEALTDGGVRMGLPREVAAALAAQTVKGAAEMVLTTGEHPAALKDRVASPGGTTIAGLQALEVGGVRAALMAAVEAATKRAIELGAGR
- a CDS encoding YCF48-related protein is translated as MKRLPRALSSHWRIAIALAPVMLALSAAPLPAGFIGWTYSVASDGLSSQISRTTNGGTNWSVQENASGHLQSLAFSDTLHGWAGINGSSSLLHTTDGGVSWTSVSTGVGTVGFLGISALDAQNVWAIGFGSALAHTSNGGATWSAQSPQPNGNGNFYSVQFLNSLDGWLVGDKAIQHSTDGGQTWNVQLSSTSFHGLFFDDLSNGWAIGANNALFHTSNGGAAWAFQSTGLTATANLEGIFFTSPNIGWLVTAGGQILHTTNGGANWATQFTGANALLGVSFVDSLNGWAVGLNSTVLHTADGGASWNPQSPGTVDPFIDAVVFPASAVPEPTSLLLMGLGIVIGGLTYVGRAHRRS
- a CDS encoding CPBP family intramembrane glutamic endopeptidase, whose protein sequence is MDDRPKRASRGLPLSLRWGAFLFTAAFPSIFTWVYFVVLDGSAPWVQQAAWLTGKLIQFGFPLTWVLFENIRKPPAERGTVPVFSADSEKGDSPRRFLQRLRLPAATRRGMMLGLGMGAAVAGIMLAAYFGGLAHSDFFAHAAEVLRNKLPAFGIDSPSRMIALGVFYSAIHSLLEEYYWRWFVFGQLRRLVPLPAAVVVSSLAFMGHHVIVLSIYLSWPGTAAASGCVAVGGALWAWLYQRSGSLYAPWVSHLLIDAAIFAIGYEMVFAPR